The following are from one region of the Silene latifolia isolate original U9 population chromosome 9, ASM4854445v1, whole genome shotgun sequence genome:
- the LOC141602079 gene encoding uncharacterized protein LOC141602079 has product MLGQRSSHADFIPPQKVSEKYSGSSAKSKGKKSSKNKSLGVTKTASGQKGKTGLGGTSDPIQYDGLVEERNVGSPSSQLGQKSSPHLPLSSNLVSKMHQECPSVVPGLIETPDLGGSVSSLGLAVSSLVREQSQMIVPSTAVVGQSVIQQGSSQTGLVDIHAFGFTKLKKVKHALTLFHRENFSDLTSRVKDAKLQLKDCQKTLLQDPFSPLFIEAERDCLGVDNVSLAFQNYYTQLLGQTAPVHNLDINFIGQGPCVSEDDKIRLIQDISSAEIKAALFSIDSNSSPGVDGFSSGIQPILPYLVGEEQAAFVKGRNILENIMLSQSLIKGYARKVLSPRCLIKVDIKKAFDSIQWEFLSQMLSSLGFPSIFSKWIMGCITNTWYSFKLNRGIAGFFPGKSGIRQGDPLSPYLFVLSMEILSRHLRVLCTKNNVSYHPKCSKLNLNHLIFADDLMIFVRGDVPSVVAVKETLVEFDLLSGLHANVDKTNIYLGDVSPAITSEIHQETGFSKGHFPFKYLGIPLSTSRISVIMFDPLVTKVQKKVLHWPSHSLFYAGKLQLINSVVFGLNNYWCASILLPVAIIKKIEHLCSHFFWGIPETGRRWSSKDGKWPSDHRPSWKSICSPWSGGGFNIKDLPSWNRALFVKWLAVLIAPASGLWAKWQQAYVLKGTYIWCLHAKDSFSASMKVILAVRDFLVESAGSIQSARALLQTWVHGSHFHHQIAYGFFRAAPTQGDWTKGVSYSSIIPSYRITCSMAVQSQLDTQDNIKKRGYQFANRCIFCEASEEDHCHLFFSCPFTAKVWSSILSWLSLPQISSSSLHLLFACPFGSSRKNWKNHWYYTSLAAAVNQLWWERNQRIFSYKIIDAAGLHCKIKRLVLARLSIRFHQSLLSSLLDHSVP; this is encoded by the exons ATGCTAGGTCAGAGATCCTCTCATGCTGACTTCATTCCTCCTCAGAAAGTTTCTGAAAAGTACTCAGGAAGCTCAGCTAAATCTAAGGGTAAAAAGTCCTCTAAAAATAAGTCTTTGGGTGTTACTAAAACTGCCTCTGGGCAGAAGGGCAAAACTGGACTAGGTGGTACCTCGGATCCCATTCAGTATGATGGGTTAGTTGAGGAGAGGAATGTAGGCTCACCAAGCTCTCAGCTAGGCCAGAAATCCTCTCCCCACTTACCCCTCTCATCTAATTTGGTTTCTAAAATGCATCAAGAATGTCCAAGTGTTGTCCCTGGTCTGATTGAGACACCCGATCTTGGTGGTTCTGTTTCTTCACTGGGGTTAGCTGTTTCTAGCCTTGTTAGAGAGCAGTCTCAAATGATTGTCCCTTCCACTGCAGTAGTTGGTCAGTCTGTGATACAGCAAGGCAGTTCTCAAACTGGTTTAGTGGATATTCATGCTTTT GGATTTACTAAACTTAAGAAGGTTAAACATGCTCTTACTCTTTTCCATAGAGAGAATTTTAGTGACCTCACTAGTCGTGTTAAAGATGCTAAATTGCAGCTTAAGGACTGTCAGAAGACGCTCTTACAGGATCCTTTTTCTCCCCTTTTTATTGAAGCTGAAAGAGATTGTCTG GGGGTAGATAATGTTAGTCTTGCTTTTCAGAATTACTACACTCAGTTGTTGGGTCAGACTGCTCCTGTCCACAATCTTGATATCAACTTTATTGGTCAGGGACCTTGTGTTTCTGAAGATGATAAAATCAGATTGATTCAAGACATCTCTTCTGCTGAAATTAAAGCTGCATTATTTAGCATTGATTCCAATAGCAGTCCTGGGGTTGATGGTTTTTCTTCTGG GATTCAACCAATCTTGCCTTATCTTGTGGGAGAGGAGCAAGCTGCTTTTGTTAAAGGCAGAAATATTTTAGAGAACATAATGCTTTCCCAGTCTCTGATTAAAGGATATGCTAGGAAGGTACTTTCTCCAAGATGTCTTATTAAAGTGGATATTAAGAAGGCTTTTGATTCTATCCAATGGGAATTTTTGTCTCAAATGCTTTCTAGTTTGGGTTTTCCTTCTATTTTCTCTAAATGGATCATGGGTTGTATCACCAACACTTGGTACTCCTTCAAACTCAATAGGGGTATAGCTGGCTTCTTTCCTGGCAAGAGTGGAATAAGACAAGGTGACCCCTTGTCTCCATATCTTTTTGTCCTCAGTATGGAGATACTTTCAAGACATCTCAGAGTTCTTTGTACTAAAAATAATGTCTCCTATCATCCCAAATGCAGCAAGCTTAATCTTAATCATTTAATTTTTGCTGATGACTTGATGATCTTTGTTAGAGGAGATGTCCCTTCAGTTGTTGCAGTTAAAGAAACTCTAGTTGAGTTTGATCTCCTTTCTGGGCTTCATGCTAATGTGGATAAAACCAACATTTATTTGGGGGATGTCTCTCCTGCAATTACTTCTGAAATCCACCAAGAAACAGGCTTCTCCAAGGGTCATTTCCCTTTCAAATATTTGGGTATTCCCTTATCCACCTCCAGAATCTCTGTTATAATGTTTGATCCTCTAGTTACCAAAGTTCAGAAAAAGGTTCTCCATTGGCCATCTCATTCTTTGTTTTATGCTGGTAAACTTCAGCTGATTAACTCTGTGGTTTTTGGGCTTAATAATTACTGGTGTGCTAGTATCCTTCTACCTGTTGCCATTATCAAGAAAATTGAGCATCTTTGCAGTCATTTCTTTTGGGGTATACCTGAAACTGGCAGGAGATGGTCTTCAAAAGATGgaaaa tggcccagtgatcatcgccccagttGGAAAAGTATTTGTTCTCCTTGGTCTGGTGGCGGGTTTAACATAAAGGATCTCCCTTCCTGGAATAGAGCCCTCTTTGTTAAATGGCTTGCTGTTCTTATTGCTCCTGCTTCTGGTCTTTGGGCAAAGTGGCAGCAGGCTTATGTGCTGAAAGGGACTTATATCTGGTGCCTGCATGCTAAGGATTCTTTCTCTGCTAGTATGAAAGTGATCCTGGCAGTTCGTGACTTTCTTGTAGAGTCAGCTGGTTCTATTCAAAGTGCTCGAGCTTTACTTCAAACCTGGGTTCATGGCTCTCACTTCCATCATCAAATAGCTTATGGTTTCTTTAGGGCTGCTCCTACCCAAGGAGACTGGACTAAGGGGGTTTCCTATTCGTCCATTATTCCCAGTTATCGTATTACTTGTTCTATGGCTGTTCAAAGTCAGCTTGATACTCAGGACAACATTAAAAAGAGGGGTTATCAGTTTGCTAACAGGTGCATCTTTTGTGAAGCAAGTGAGGAAGATCATTGCCATTTATTCTTCTCTTGTCCTTTCACTGCTAAGGTCTGGAGCTCCATTCTGAGCTGGTTAAGTCTCCCTCagatttcttcttcttcactCCATCTTCTATTTGCCTGTCCTTTTGGTAGCAGcaggaaaaattggaaaaatcatTGGTATTATACTTCTCTTGCTGCTGCTGTTAATCAGCTTTGGTGGGAACGAAATCAACGTATTTTTAGCTATAAGATTATTGATGCAGCTGGGCTTCACTGCAAGATCAAACGTTTAGTTTTGGCTAGATTGTCTATCAGATTCCATCAGTCCTTATTGAGCTCTCTACTTGATCACTCGGTCCCTTAG